One window of the Cotesia glomerata isolate CgM1 linkage group LG10, MPM_Cglom_v2.3, whole genome shotgun sequence genome contains the following:
- the LOC123272434 gene encoding tripartite motif-containing protein 45 isoform X6, translating into MCQQRMQEPRLLDCLHPLCLNCVKACRSLAEDSRDDSPWRRPDETKGCPTCDHPFSSPEKPLPPPHYPLQHRILIDAIITQQLLCYCDGCHGQVQASLHCSTCLRNFCENCGAEHQKIRTRTGTHEIVALWQAKRFRRTTVCLDHPQHSLRFYCIACQQVTCCECMWRESHRGHACENHKTAGRTAARILANAVQDARILLNSLLVNYTLKSFSAVNLYRKRFSFRNQRINLQENEKQFLHAQEAKQRIEEFRRLETSRHLLDAISLAEQLLAEGLGAEILCLSKVILKRLQKLGLPVQPSFGISKLFFYFFNKCLGDVYRGKNHPGVFHCCTFCSSGGKKETMCFCQGTMPGGYRGCGHAHFGHPGVKHWSCCGSTDRNSICTQWKIRNPPFFSF; encoded by the exons ATGTGTCAACAACGCATGCAGGAACCTCGTCTCCTAGATTGTCTGCATCCACTCTGCTTGAACTGCGTCAAGGCGTGTCGCTCTTTAGCTGAAG ACTCACGCGATGACTCGCCCTGGAGACGTCCTGATGAGACTAAAGGCTGTCCAACCTGCGACCATCCATTTTCTTCACCAGAAAAACCACTACCACCGCCTCATTATCCTCTTCAGCATCGAATTCTCATAGATGCTATCATCACTCAACAGCTGCTGTGCTACTGCGATGGATGTCACGGTCAAGTCcag gcTTCACTCCATTGCTCAACTTGTTTGAGAAACTTCTGCGAAAATTGCGGCGCAGAGCATCAGAAAATACGAACGAGAACTGGAACACATGAGATAGTAGCTCTTTGGCAAGCTAAACGGTTCCGACGAACGACCGTGTGTCTAGATCATCCTCAACACTCGCTGAGATTTTACTGCATCGCTTGCCAACAG GTAACTTGCTGCGAGTGCATGTGGAGAGAATCACACCGAGGACACGCGTGTGAGAATCATAAAACTGCGGGTAGGACTGCTGCAAGAATATTAGCTAATGCAGTTCAAGATGctagaattttattgaatagtCTTCTTGTGAATTATACACTGAAATCTTTTTCGGCGGTTAATTTGTATCGGAAACGATTTAGTTTTCG aaatcaAAGAATTAACTTgcaagaaaatgaaaaacaatttttacatGCCCAAGAAGCGAAACAAAGAATTGAAGAATTTAGAAGACTCGAAACTTCACGACATCTTTTAGATGCTATTTCTCTAGCTGAACAACTTCTTGCTGAAGGTTTGGGAGCAGAGATTCTTTGTCTATCGAAGGTAATCTTAAAGAGATTACAAAAGTTAGGGTTACCTGTACAACCAAGTTTTGGAATAA gtaaactatttttttatttttttaataaatgtttagGTGATGTGTATAGAGGAAAAAACCACCCGGGAGTATTTCATTGCTGTACATTTTGTTCAAGCGGAGGAAAAAAGGAAACTATGTGTTTCTGTCAGGGAACTATGCCTG gtGGATATCGAGGATGCGGACACGCTCATTTTGGACATCCTGGAGTTAAACATTGGTCTTGTTGCGGGTCTACAGATCGTAACAGTATTTGCACACAATGGAAAATTCGAAATCccccttttttttctttttaa
- the LOC123272434 gene encoding tripartite motif-containing protein 45 isoform X2, with translation MCQQRMQEPRLLDCLHPLCLNCVKACRSLAEDSPWRRPDETKGCPTCDHPFSSPEKPLPPPHYPLQHRILIDAIITQQLLCYCDGCHGQVQASLHCSTCLRNFCENCGAEHQKIRTRTGTHEIVALWQAKRFRRTTVCLDHPQHSLRFYCIACQQVTCCECMWRESHRGHACENHKTAGRTAARILANAVQDARILLNSLLVNYTLKSFSAVNLYRKRFSFRNQRINLQENEKQFLHAQEAKQRIEEFRRLETSRHLLDAISLAEQLLAEGLGAEILCLSKVILKRLQKLGLPVQPSFGISKLFFYFFNKCLGDVYRGKNHPGVFHCCTFCSSGGKKETMCFCQGTMPGEFIFEGGYRGCGHAHFGHPGVKHWSCCGSTDRNSICTQWKIRNPPFFSF, from the exons ATGTGTCAACAACGCATGCAGGAACCTCGTCTCCTAGATTGTCTGCATCCACTCTGCTTGAACTGCGTCAAGGCGTGTCGCTCTTTAGCTGAAG ACTCGCCCTGGAGACGTCCTGATGAGACTAAAGGCTGTCCAACCTGCGACCATCCATTTTCTTCACCAGAAAAACCACTACCACCGCCTCATTATCCTCTTCAGCATCGAATTCTCATAGATGCTATCATCACTCAACAGCTGCTGTGCTACTGCGATGGATGTCACGGTCAAGTCcag gcTTCACTCCATTGCTCAACTTGTTTGAGAAACTTCTGCGAAAATTGCGGCGCAGAGCATCAGAAAATACGAACGAGAACTGGAACACATGAGATAGTAGCTCTTTGGCAAGCTAAACGGTTCCGACGAACGACCGTGTGTCTAGATCATCCTCAACACTCGCTGAGATTTTACTGCATCGCTTGCCAACAG GTAACTTGCTGCGAGTGCATGTGGAGAGAATCACACCGAGGACACGCGTGTGAGAATCATAAAACTGCGGGTAGGACTGCTGCAAGAATATTAGCTAATGCAGTTCAAGATGctagaattttattgaatagtCTTCTTGTGAATTATACACTGAAATCTTTTTCGGCGGTTAATTTGTATCGGAAACGATTTAGTTTTCG aaatcaAAGAATTAACTTgcaagaaaatgaaaaacaatttttacatGCCCAAGAAGCGAAACAAAGAATTGAAGAATTTAGAAGACTCGAAACTTCACGACATCTTTTAGATGCTATTTCTCTAGCTGAACAACTTCTTGCTGAAGGTTTGGGAGCAGAGATTCTTTGTCTATCGAAGGTAATCTTAAAGAGATTACAAAAGTTAGGGTTACCTGTACAACCAAGTTTTGGAATAA gtaaactatttttttatttttttaataaatgtttagGTGATGTGTATAGAGGAAAAAACCACCCGGGAGTATTTCATTGCTGTACATTTTGTTCAAGCGGAGGAAAAAAGGAAACTATGTGTTTCTGTCAGGGAACTATGCCTG gcgaatttatttttgaaggtGGATATCGAGGATGCGGACACGCTCATTTTGGACATCCTGGAGTTAAACATTGGTCTTGTTGCGGGTCTACAGATCGTAACAGTATTTGCACACAATGGAAAATTCGAAATCccccttttttttctttttaa
- the LOC123272430 gene encoding FAD-dependent oxidoreductase domain-containing protein 1, translated as MLRNIIRGSSLIFPRTCTSRSFSSSSIVYNKDNQEDDDYRKKLIQDNEGDDHWSKEPEMEHPFGRTARVMGRQLRDIKGKILFWKEPKPPEWDEWEVDSTGFPTHIEVLIIGGGVMGMCTAYWMQKYGGKGFQVVVMEDEPLESYTSSMLMTSSVITQQFALEENIELSMYGTHFLRDVDKFLGFDKEEPLDIEFRPHGNLILAREEDAERLVQNVKLQNSFGISTSIYTPTQLQRMFPWLNTEGIALGSMGDEQEGSFNPYAFLKALRRKTKAMGVEYVTAEAKAFIFSNIQNFSAISPSTADLYSKLNHVIVKTEAGEKKVMQFAVCVVAAGAKSGHLANLMKIGRTCGVRSVPLPVIPRQRHLCYFEAPDGPNLNCPVLNDPSGVFFRRENLSNLYMASKIPFNEQVDPSAVNVDEKNLPVDEEYFHREILPSLVKRVPAFKNSKLISTKTGLYDYNYFDENGVVGQHPLYTNVMFATGFGESSFVLAPGIGRGLAEYMRNTNYKTIDQFRLAFDRFITQEHMRARVV; from the exons ATGTTACGAAATATTATTCGTGGAAGTTCTCTTATATTTCCTAGAACTTGCACTTCTAGATCTTTTTCTAGTTCAtcaattgtttataacaag GACAACCAAGAAGATGATgactacagaaaaaaattgatacaaGATAATGAAGGTGATGACCACTGGTCAAAAGAACCTGAAATGGAGCATCCATTTGGAAGAACAGCTCGAGTAATGGGTAGACAACTTCGTGATATAAaaggaaaaatattattctggAAAGAACCAAAGCCTCCAGAATGGGACGAATGGGAAGTAGACTCGACAGGATTCCCGACCCACATAGAAGTTCTTATTATTGGTGGTGGTGTCATGGGGATGTGTACAGCATACTGGATGCAAAAATACGGTGGAAAAGGTTTTCAAGTCGTCGTAATGGAAGATGAACCACTt GAAAGTTATACATCTTCAATGCTTATGACAAGCAGTGTCATAACTCAGCAGTTTGCGCTGGAAGAAAACATCGAGTTGTCAATGTACGGGACGCACTTCCTTAGAGACGTTGACAAGTTCTTAGGGTTCGACAAAGAAGAGCCATTAGACATAGAATTCAGACCTCATGGTAACTTGATCCTAGCCAGAGAAGAAGATGCTGAGAGACTTGTTCAAAATGTCAAGCTCCAAAATTCTTTCGGTATTTCTACATCTATTTATACTCCAACACAGTTACAGCGAATGTTCCCTTGGCTCAACACCGAAGGAATCGCTCTCGGGTCTATGGGAGACGAACAAGAAGGATCTTTTAATCCTTACGCTTTTCTTAAAGCTCTGAGACGCAAAACTAAGGCAATGGGTGTTGAATATGTTACGGCTGAAGCCAAAGCATTCATTTTTAGtaacattcaaaatttctctGCTATTTCACCTTCCACTGCTGATTTGTACAGCAAACTAAATCATGTTATa GTAAAAACAGAAGctggagaaaaaaaagtcatgcAATTTGCTGTGTGTGTAGTTGCTGCTGGAGCTAAAAGCGGACATCTCGCTAATCTTATGAAGATTGGACGTACTTGTGGTGTACGTTCTGTTCCATTACCTGTAATTCCAAG ACAAAGACATCTGTGTTATTTTGAAGCCCCAGATGGACCGAATCTCAATTGTCCGGTACTAAACGATCCATCGGGAGTATTTTTCCGCCGTGAAAACTTGTCAAATCTCTACATGGCGAGTAAAATTCCTTTTAACGAGCAAGTAGACCCTTCAGCTGTGAACGTGGATGAAAAGAATCTACCTGTTGATGAAGAATACTTCCACAGAGAAATTTTACCTTCGCTTGTGAAGCGAGTGCCGGCGTTTAAAAATAGCAAGCTAATTTCTACCAAAACTGGGTTGTATGACTACAATTACTTCGACGAGAACGGAGTAGTTGGTCAGCATCCTCTTTACACGAACGTTATGTTCGCTACAGGCTTTGGAGAGTCAAGCTTTGTACTTGCACCAGGAATCGGTCGTGGACTTGCAGAGTACATGAGAAACACAAATTACAAGACCATCGACCAGTTTAGATTGGCTTTCGATCGGTTTATCACGCAAGAACATATGAGAGCTAGAGTTgtttaa
- the LOC123272434 gene encoding tripartite motif-containing protein 45 isoform X1, whose translation MCQQRMQEPRLLDCLHPLCLNCVKACRSLAEDSRDDSPWRRPDETKGCPTCDHPFSSPEKPLPPPHYPLQHRILIDAIITQQLLCYCDGCHGQVQASLHCSTCLRNFCENCGAEHQKIRTRTGTHEIVALWQAKRFRRTTVCLDHPQHSLRFYCIACQQVTCCECMWRESHRGHACENHKTAGRTAARILANAVQDARILLNSLLVNYTLKSFSAVNLYRKRFSFRNQRINLQENEKQFLHAQEAKQRIEEFRRLETSRHLLDAISLAEQLLAEGLGAEILCLSKVILKRLQKLGLPVQPSFGISKLFFYFFNKCLGDVYRGKNHPGVFHCCTFCSSGGKKETMCFCQGTMPGEFIFEGGYRGCGHAHFGHPGVKHWSCCGSTDRNSICTQWKIRNPPFFSF comes from the exons ATGTGTCAACAACGCATGCAGGAACCTCGTCTCCTAGATTGTCTGCATCCACTCTGCTTGAACTGCGTCAAGGCGTGTCGCTCTTTAGCTGAAG ACTCACGCGATGACTCGCCCTGGAGACGTCCTGATGAGACTAAAGGCTGTCCAACCTGCGACCATCCATTTTCTTCACCAGAAAAACCACTACCACCGCCTCATTATCCTCTTCAGCATCGAATTCTCATAGATGCTATCATCACTCAACAGCTGCTGTGCTACTGCGATGGATGTCACGGTCAAGTCcag gcTTCACTCCATTGCTCAACTTGTTTGAGAAACTTCTGCGAAAATTGCGGCGCAGAGCATCAGAAAATACGAACGAGAACTGGAACACATGAGATAGTAGCTCTTTGGCAAGCTAAACGGTTCCGACGAACGACCGTGTGTCTAGATCATCCTCAACACTCGCTGAGATTTTACTGCATCGCTTGCCAACAG GTAACTTGCTGCGAGTGCATGTGGAGAGAATCACACCGAGGACACGCGTGTGAGAATCATAAAACTGCGGGTAGGACTGCTGCAAGAATATTAGCTAATGCAGTTCAAGATGctagaattttattgaatagtCTTCTTGTGAATTATACACTGAAATCTTTTTCGGCGGTTAATTTGTATCGGAAACGATTTAGTTTTCG aaatcaAAGAATTAACTTgcaagaaaatgaaaaacaatttttacatGCCCAAGAAGCGAAACAAAGAATTGAAGAATTTAGAAGACTCGAAACTTCACGACATCTTTTAGATGCTATTTCTCTAGCTGAACAACTTCTTGCTGAAGGTTTGGGAGCAGAGATTCTTTGTCTATCGAAGGTAATCTTAAAGAGATTACAAAAGTTAGGGTTACCTGTACAACCAAGTTTTGGAATAA gtaaactatttttttatttttttaataaatgtttagGTGATGTGTATAGAGGAAAAAACCACCCGGGAGTATTTCATTGCTGTACATTTTGTTCAAGCGGAGGAAAAAAGGAAACTATGTGTTTCTGTCAGGGAACTATGCCTG gcgaatttatttttgaaggtGGATATCGAGGATGCGGACACGCTCATTTTGGACATCCTGGAGTTAAACATTGGTCTTGTTGCGGGTCTACAGATCGTAACAGTATTTGCACACAATGGAAAATTCGAAATCccccttttttttctttttaa
- the LOC123272434 gene encoding tripartite motif-containing protein 45 isoform X5 — protein sequence MCQQRMQEPRLLDCLHPLCLNCVKACRSLAEEDSRDDSPWRRPDETKGCPTCDHPFSSPEKPLPPPHYPLQHRILIDAIITQQLLCYCDGCHGQVQASLHCSTCLRNFCENCGAEHQKIRTRTGTHEIVALWQAKRFRRTTVCLDHPQHSLRFYCIACQQVTCCECMWRESHRGHACENHKTAGRTAARILANAVQDARILLNSLLVNYTLKSFSAVNLYRKRFSFRNQRINLQENEKQFLHAQEAKQRIEEFRRLETSRHLLDAISLAEQLLAEGLGAEILCLSKVILKRLQKLGLPVQPSFGISDVYRGKNHPGVFHCCTFCSSGGKKETMCFCQGTMPGGYRGCGHAHFGHPGVKHWSCCGSTDRNSICTQWKIRNPPFFSF from the exons ATGTGTCAACAACGCATGCAGGAACCTCGTCTCCTAGATTGTCTGCATCCACTCTGCTTGAACTGCGTCAAGGCGTGTCGCTCTTTAGCTGAAG aAGACTCACGCGATGACTCGCCCTGGAGACGTCCTGATGAGACTAAAGGCTGTCCAACCTGCGACCATCCATTTTCTTCACCAGAAAAACCACTACCACCGCCTCATTATCCTCTTCAGCATCGAATTCTCATAGATGCTATCATCACTCAACAGCTGCTGTGCTACTGCGATGGATGTCACGGTCAAGTCcag gcTTCACTCCATTGCTCAACTTGTTTGAGAAACTTCTGCGAAAATTGCGGCGCAGAGCATCAGAAAATACGAACGAGAACTGGAACACATGAGATAGTAGCTCTTTGGCAAGCTAAACGGTTCCGACGAACGACCGTGTGTCTAGATCATCCTCAACACTCGCTGAGATTTTACTGCATCGCTTGCCAACAG GTAACTTGCTGCGAGTGCATGTGGAGAGAATCACACCGAGGACACGCGTGTGAGAATCATAAAACTGCGGGTAGGACTGCTGCAAGAATATTAGCTAATGCAGTTCAAGATGctagaattttattgaatagtCTTCTTGTGAATTATACACTGAAATCTTTTTCGGCGGTTAATTTGTATCGGAAACGATTTAGTTTTCG aaatcaAAGAATTAACTTgcaagaaaatgaaaaacaatttttacatGCCCAAGAAGCGAAACAAAGAATTGAAGAATTTAGAAGACTCGAAACTTCACGACATCTTTTAGATGCTATTTCTCTAGCTGAACAACTTCTTGCTGAAGGTTTGGGAGCAGAGATTCTTTGTCTATCGAAGGTAATCTTAAAGAGATTACAAAAGTTAGGGTTACCTGTACAACCAAGTTTTGGAATAA GTGATGTGTATAGAGGAAAAAACCACCCGGGAGTATTTCATTGCTGTACATTTTGTTCAAGCGGAGGAAAAAAGGAAACTATGTGTTTCTGTCAGGGAACTATGCCTG gtGGATATCGAGGATGCGGACACGCTCATTTTGGACATCCTGGAGTTAAACATTGGTCTTGTTGCGGGTCTACAGATCGTAACAGTATTTGCACACAATGGAAAATTCGAAATCccccttttttttctttttaa
- the LOC123272434 gene encoding tripartite motif-containing protein 45 isoform X4 gives MCQQRMQEPRLLDCLHPLCLNCVKACRSLAEEDSRDDSPWRRPDETKGCPTCDHPFSSPEKPLPPPHYPLQHRILIDAIITQQLLCYCDGCHGQVQASLHCSTCLRNFCENCGAEHQKIRTRTGTHEIVALWQAKRFRRTTVCLDHPQHSLRFYCIACQQVTCCECMWRESHRGHACENHKTAGRTAARILANAVQDARILLNSLLVNYTLKSFSAVNLYRKRFSFRNQRINLQENEKQFLHAQEAKQRIEEFRRLETSRHLLDAISLAEQLLAEGLGAEILCLSKVILKRLQKLGLPVQPSFGISDVYRGKNHPGVFHCCTFCSSGGKKETMCFCQGTMPGEFIFEGGYRGCGHAHFGHPGVKHWSCCGSTDRNSICTQWKIRNPPFFSF, from the exons ATGTGTCAACAACGCATGCAGGAACCTCGTCTCCTAGATTGTCTGCATCCACTCTGCTTGAACTGCGTCAAGGCGTGTCGCTCTTTAGCTGAAG aAGACTCACGCGATGACTCGCCCTGGAGACGTCCTGATGAGACTAAAGGCTGTCCAACCTGCGACCATCCATTTTCTTCACCAGAAAAACCACTACCACCGCCTCATTATCCTCTTCAGCATCGAATTCTCATAGATGCTATCATCACTCAACAGCTGCTGTGCTACTGCGATGGATGTCACGGTCAAGTCcag gcTTCACTCCATTGCTCAACTTGTTTGAGAAACTTCTGCGAAAATTGCGGCGCAGAGCATCAGAAAATACGAACGAGAACTGGAACACATGAGATAGTAGCTCTTTGGCAAGCTAAACGGTTCCGACGAACGACCGTGTGTCTAGATCATCCTCAACACTCGCTGAGATTTTACTGCATCGCTTGCCAACAG GTAACTTGCTGCGAGTGCATGTGGAGAGAATCACACCGAGGACACGCGTGTGAGAATCATAAAACTGCGGGTAGGACTGCTGCAAGAATATTAGCTAATGCAGTTCAAGATGctagaattttattgaatagtCTTCTTGTGAATTATACACTGAAATCTTTTTCGGCGGTTAATTTGTATCGGAAACGATTTAGTTTTCG aaatcaAAGAATTAACTTgcaagaaaatgaaaaacaatttttacatGCCCAAGAAGCGAAACAAAGAATTGAAGAATTTAGAAGACTCGAAACTTCACGACATCTTTTAGATGCTATTTCTCTAGCTGAACAACTTCTTGCTGAAGGTTTGGGAGCAGAGATTCTTTGTCTATCGAAGGTAATCTTAAAGAGATTACAAAAGTTAGGGTTACCTGTACAACCAAGTTTTGGAATAA GTGATGTGTATAGAGGAAAAAACCACCCGGGAGTATTTCATTGCTGTACATTTTGTTCAAGCGGAGGAAAAAAGGAAACTATGTGTTTCTGTCAGGGAACTATGCCTG gcgaatttatttttgaaggtGGATATCGAGGATGCGGACACGCTCATTTTGGACATCCTGGAGTTAAACATTGGTCTTGTTGCGGGTCTACAGATCGTAACAGTATTTGCACACAATGGAAAATTCGAAATCccccttttttttctttttaa
- the LOC123272438 gene encoding calcium load-activated calcium channel produces MWADTVLIVFISVCTALLGEGLTWLMVYRTEKYQKLKTEVEKQSKKLEKRKEAHGDSLDKQQKKKIEREEERLKNNNRDLSLVKMKSMFAIGFAFTALLSMFNSIFDGKVVAKLPFVPITWIQGLSHRNLPGDDFTECSFIFLYILCTMSIRQNIQKLLGFAPSRTASKQSGSIFGPPPQQFK; encoded by the exons atgtgggCAGATACGGTgttaattgtatttataagTGTTTGTACAGCTCTACTAGGAGaag gtCTAACGTGGCTCATGGTATACAGaactgaaaaatatcaaaagctCAAAACTGAAGTTGAAAAACAGAGTAAAAAAT TGGAAAAGCGTAAGGAAGCACATGGAGACTCACTAGACAAGCagcagaagaaaaaaatagaaagagaAGAAGAAAGGCTGAAGAATAATAACCGTGATCTGTCGTTAGTTAAAATGAAATCAATGTTTGCAATTGGTTTCGCTTTTACAGCATTGCTCAGTATGTTTAATAGTATATTTGATGGAAAAGTTGTTGCCAAATTACCATTTGTTCCAATCACTTGGATTCAAGGACTGTCACATAGAAATTTACCGGGTGATGATTTCACAGAAtgctcatttatttttctctataTTTTATGTACCATGAGTATTAGAcag AATATCCAAAAATTACTTGGATTCGCACCGTCAAGAACAGCCAGCAAACAAAGTGGGAGTATATTCGGGCCACCACctcaacaatttaaataa
- the LOC123272434 gene encoding tripartite motif-containing protein 45 isoform X3, which yields MCQQRMQEPRLLDCLHPLCLNCVKACRSLAEEDSRDDSPWRRPDETKGCPTCDHPFSSPEKPLPPPHYPLQHRILIDAIITQQLLCYCDGCHGQVQASLHCSTCLRNFCENCGAEHQKIRTRTGTHEIVALWQAKRFRRTTVCLDHPQHSLRFYCIACQQVTCCECMWRESHRGHACENHKTAGRTAARILANAVQDARILLNSLLVNYTLKSFSAVNLYRKRFSFRNQRINLQENEKQFLHAQEAKQRIEEFRRLETSRHLLDAISLAEQLLAEGLGAEILCLSKVILKRLQKLGLPVQPSFGISKLFFYFFNKCLGDVYRGKNHPGVFHCCTFCSSGGKKETMCFCQGTMPGGYRGCGHAHFGHPGVKHWSCCGSTDRNSICTQWKIRNPPFFSF from the exons ATGTGTCAACAACGCATGCAGGAACCTCGTCTCCTAGATTGTCTGCATCCACTCTGCTTGAACTGCGTCAAGGCGTGTCGCTCTTTAGCTGAAG aAGACTCACGCGATGACTCGCCCTGGAGACGTCCTGATGAGACTAAAGGCTGTCCAACCTGCGACCATCCATTTTCTTCACCAGAAAAACCACTACCACCGCCTCATTATCCTCTTCAGCATCGAATTCTCATAGATGCTATCATCACTCAACAGCTGCTGTGCTACTGCGATGGATGTCACGGTCAAGTCcag gcTTCACTCCATTGCTCAACTTGTTTGAGAAACTTCTGCGAAAATTGCGGCGCAGAGCATCAGAAAATACGAACGAGAACTGGAACACATGAGATAGTAGCTCTTTGGCAAGCTAAACGGTTCCGACGAACGACCGTGTGTCTAGATCATCCTCAACACTCGCTGAGATTTTACTGCATCGCTTGCCAACAG GTAACTTGCTGCGAGTGCATGTGGAGAGAATCACACCGAGGACACGCGTGTGAGAATCATAAAACTGCGGGTAGGACTGCTGCAAGAATATTAGCTAATGCAGTTCAAGATGctagaattttattgaatagtCTTCTTGTGAATTATACACTGAAATCTTTTTCGGCGGTTAATTTGTATCGGAAACGATTTAGTTTTCG aaatcaAAGAATTAACTTgcaagaaaatgaaaaacaatttttacatGCCCAAGAAGCGAAACAAAGAATTGAAGAATTTAGAAGACTCGAAACTTCACGACATCTTTTAGATGCTATTTCTCTAGCTGAACAACTTCTTGCTGAAGGTTTGGGAGCAGAGATTCTTTGTCTATCGAAGGTAATCTTAAAGAGATTACAAAAGTTAGGGTTACCTGTACAACCAAGTTTTGGAATAA gtaaactatttttttatttttttaataaatgtttagGTGATGTGTATAGAGGAAAAAACCACCCGGGAGTATTTCATTGCTGTACATTTTGTTCAAGCGGAGGAAAAAAGGAAACTATGTGTTTCTGTCAGGGAACTATGCCTG gtGGATATCGAGGATGCGGACACGCTCATTTTGGACATCCTGGAGTTAAACATTGGTCTTGTTGCGGGTCTACAGATCGTAACAGTATTTGCACACAATGGAAAATTCGAAATCccccttttttttctttttaa